A stretch of DNA from Anopheles nili chromosome 2, idAnoNiliSN_F5_01, whole genome shotgun sequence:
TTAGGCTTCAGAACGGCTCCACACACGCTATACACAgaataaatgcattttaaatgtttcaaaattacTTTATTTCGTTAAACTCGTCGCTTTTTTAACAACATCATTTGAATCATCTCCGATCGCTTACGACGTTTGCAGTTACTATGGTTATTAGTTTCATGTGCAGCAGCTACTGCGTTCGCCAACTCTTGGGTCAATATTTTCCTGTTCAATCCATGGGACTTCCAAGCCGCTGTATAAGAAGAATGCACTTGCATTACTGCCAAAGAAAGTTAATCGTACAGACAGTTCTAGTCTTTGCTTACCTATCATGCAATCagtaaatattttatactCTGTTATGATGTACTTCGTTTGTGcggtttgttcagttttctGCAAGCAGAAGTTATACAGCGACATAGGGCTGAAGAAATGGTTGAAGCTTTTTGAGACCGTTACATGTGGGTCCTTTTTGATGCTAAGATATCGTATCTGTAGTAGGAAAAATCAATAGTGACGTAATTGTTAGTGATCTTCGAAGGCATTTACGTTACTATAATGATAAATACTAACATATTGTTTGCGTATTGTTGAATTGACCCTAATGGTGTTCTCCAGTCGATCTATGTCTTCCTGACACGAGAGAGGAAAGCAGAATCCCGGAACGCCAATTAGCGATTTGTTGGctgatttgattttgaaaacTAAGGAGAAGAATAAACGAAATTCACATATTAGCACTAATATTACTTATCAATTAATTGTGCAAGTAAATCTAATAAAAATCCTGTCTAAAAATGATtccaaatcaaacaataaaaattgcCATAATTAGAAAGCATTACAGCTATATTTGATCTGACTTTAAAACTCGAAACGCTGCGCGTTCACCAGCAAACGCGGAGTGTTTTCACTCAACTGAAACTTTAAATACAGTAGTAAGTCTTAAGCATTATTTCACTCGTTTTCCGTTCTCATGCAAACCATTACGCGCATTTTAACGAATGCGACTGTGACTGCTGACATAACGTCTCCTATTGAGCAGCAAAACTACACGGCGCAACTCTTTTGTAAGCTTATCTTCATCCACACCATGACTCTGCCAGGCTTCTATAATagttaggaaaaaaaagcaacataaatttaaataaacatacATAATCTTAATCACATCAAATTTACGACGGGGACGTACCTAGCATGCAAGTGGTGAATATTTGGTATTGTTCCATAGGTTTTCTTGTCGTTTTAGCGCTTTTATATCCCTTCCAGTTGTAATTACACATTGCTTCGTCGGTAAAGAACAACGCAAAACAGTCACTGATGTTGGCACTTAATGCTTTTTTACAACGAAGAAACTCAATCTAAATAAACAGAAGAGattgatgaataattaaacGATTTAAAGTAAGGAATACAAATCAAAGTCACTCATACGTATTGTATTCTTATCTTAGGATTTCGATTAACCATCAGCTCTAGCCGATCGATGTCTTCCTCGCATTGCAGTGGCATCGGAAATCCACTAATCGTTACTCGCTTTCGTGGATCAATGCCTTCCTGTTTACAGAAACTCACATCGATGCTTCTCAGTTTGCTTTGAATAGTGCGAATCTCGATGATATTGGGGTGTTTACATCTCGTTCGTAGATTTGTGAGttgttttttcaataaatctACCTGTTCTACCAATGCTGCAATAATATAGACGAAGGTTAGTGGTTAATATAATAGATGCATCTTAACTGGAAAGTTTATCGTAGGTGTGAGAaagattttcttttgattcaTAATACACAGCAGACTTGGTGAAACCATatgatcatttttcatttattcctATTGTATTTAGATAATACATGTGATTTTAAAATTCTGTTACTAATGTCAGAACATCTAATcaaattataaattatatcTCATCCAATTCTTTATCTCCGCGTATTGCAAGTATGTTCTGAAAATCAAAAGAATAACATGTTAGTGGCATTATCATCAAATCATACAGAGAACACACTTCAACTACAGTCTTGACAAAGGAAAATGATGTTCGGTGTTAGGAGAGTATTGCTaagataataaatttattgttGTTAATGCCTTAACGCAAACTCGTTCGAATAATGCACGTGCGTGTCTAGACTGATCCGCAAATGCTCATTCCGATTTCACCGTATCAATAagaaattgtttttccatGTGCTTCCTCGCTCGAAAACTGCGCTGTCGCATTCGGTTGCGACTGTGCTTGATGGCCGCTGTAAGTTGAGATTGGAGTTCCGCTTCAACCAAGCCACTGCTTTGGAAGGCTTCTGCAAGACGCATGCCGCACagtggggaaaaacaaaaatgaatattgaagaaaaaaaaacgattagCTAAGTATTTATCACAAGATATTATCAAATCTCAATAAAGCACGGAAATCACTCTACACTGCAGCAGAATGTTTGCCGAGAAAAACGTTACGTTGAACGTTATTCAAATTTGGCCACATATGAATCACTAATCCACGTGGAGGCTaattgtaaaagaaaaacataccaaTAAAGCAATCGTAGAACACGGAATAGGTTTTCATCGGTATTTTTGTCCTCCCGCATGTGTTGGAACCATGAAAGTTGTAGGCAACTAGTGCATCATCGGAAAAAATGTTTGATATAAAATTTTGTATCAACATGCATCTCGGTTTACGTTTTGAAAGGTAATTTACCTGCAAACGAATGAAagcggaaacaaaaacattagtTATTGCTACGCTGGAACCCAATCCAAATCAACTCACATATTTTGTTCTAAGGTCCTTGTTGATTTGGATGGCATTTTCTAGGCGTTCTACCTCGGCTCGATTCTGAAGGGGAAACTTGAACCCTGGCACTTTCGATGTGGTAGTTTTCTCAGTCGGTTCGTAGGCAGCCTTAACGTTGCTCTCGACAATTTCAGGGATCGATTGAACCGGTAAAACGACACGGGAAATACTTTCATCCTGTCCTATTGTAACAGGAGGTGCGAAACGTTTATGAATTGGGCGTTTTAATCCGGGAGTTGCTCGGCTGATTGGTGTAATACGCGGTATTTCCCAGGAAGAATTCGGCACCAGGAAGGTCTGCTGTAGTGGGGCTACACATTATGAAGCAGATAGAGgtatggataaaaaaaagcataacgaaagtgatacaaaaaatgcataatcGTCAGTATAGATTGAATATATGTGATGAGCAGAGATATCGCGATAGCTACAAATCTCTTGCGAATGAATCATGAGACAAAACACTTCGAACACAGTGCTTCGGAAAATAGTTTATTTGCGAATTAAACGTGCGGATTTTGAATCGCAACAAGCAACAGCAATCTCGATGTTTTTTGATGCTATGTATTTGAAGGACGAACGACGAAATAGCAATGATGGAATGGCCTTACCGGCTAAATCCAAATGAGTTCCACTTTTCAGTATCAGCTCTTGAACACATAATACGCTAGATTAGAAACCATGCAAATCATCCGTTTTATATTATTCTTCAGCCAGCATtcaattgtttttgttattttaaccGACTGTCGTAGCGCCAGCATTCGATTGTGATTGCTATGACAAGTATATCGAAATCGGTTGCATAAATAAGCTTTTTAGCGTGGAGCATCCATACtctaaaaggtaaaaaaaacaatacattaGTTgcaatgaagaaataaattgcTAAAGATCGTACTAAGTAATAATTTACAATACACAATATTGAGCACAATTAACTTGCGTTATATGTTTATCTTGCGTcacatgttatttttttttccttaaaatAACTTAAAACTTAAAAATTTAATCTGTGGTAAAATGACTCCAGATAGAATGAAAATTCTGCTTGGAATCATCCGAGAACACATGtatgtaaaattaaattgcgGCACACGAGATAATAATCTTCCATTCCTATCCCTTTACCTTTCAACTAACTTAATGCTTGCATTTGAGCTCGCCTTAAGCGATACCTGGATTAATGGCCTCTACTTCGGTATTAAGTGGCTTTTATCGAAACATGCTTCACAAGTCCATTGTCCGCCCGGACAGGCGGAACAATAGGTTACTATTTTCTGTAATTTCTTCTTATAATCGGGATCGTTCATTCTTTTAATGCAGCTCACACAGAATCCTCGTACACGTGTTTTGATTAACTTCACCAGCGTGTGACCATTCGACAGCTGCTTCACGATGTGTTCTGGATTGGGTCGAGTGTTGTCGAGAGTTTTAACCCTGTCCACATTTGGCGTAACAACTTCTAcatttgcgttgttttttcgaTCCGGGTTACTGCATAGCACTGCGGTCATTTGCTGTCCCTGAGATGACGTAGAAATGTTGACCTTTTTCATTACGTTTAATCGGCGTGTTTTGATCAAGGATATGTCTGGAAAATTTCGGGTTAGCTCGTTTGAGAGTTCAACTTCGAAAGGGATATCtgtgaaaaattgaataacGTTACAGAAGTAGGAAACAAATTAGTATAATTTCATGACattgcaaatttaattttaagcgCTACGAATACTATGCCAACAAGACTGCAAACTAGTTGCAAAAGGAAGAATCAATCTTATCTCTATAATGGAATACAGATTTTATTATGCGTTAATGTTTGTCATTTGTCATTTTTGTTCACATTTGTCGGGAATATCACTTATCTGTAAAAAAAGGGGAATGTATAAAGAAATCATTATAAAATCGAAGTTCCCAAACTACATCATCTTACACTAAAAATTGGCAAGTTGGCCGGGATGACGCGCCCGTAGTTCTTGGGCTCATGATTGTGCGAAGCATCAATGACATACAGTTCCTTACATTTCGTTTTCAGACTGGCGTAACATTTTTGCTTACGGTATTCGGTGCACCGCCAGTAAATGATGTTTGCCATTCCGTTTATGCTGGCCTTCGAAAAGCTAAACTTTTTGTACACCAAATTGCCACGTTGATTGTATCCGTACGCCTCATCCGTACGTTCCGAATTTCGCTTGGCGCGCTGGACTCTTTTCATCCGAGTATCCGTCGCTGCTGTACTTCCACCTAAAATAGTAATGAAACCATGGTtgatgatttgaatttttcaaagATAGCTCGCACAAAGTAAGATAAATATCGGACAGCAATAAAATACGCACGTATAAACAACGTTGcgaagttttatatttattggatatttttcttcccaagtAAATACACAAACCATACTCTTATTCTCTCGAAGAATTTCTCTCTTCCTCAGCTAGTTGGCTTTTCCAAATGGGGCTGCAAGATTGTAAAAGTTTGTTAAGTGATGTAGTACAACATACTTGTTAATTAAAAACGGTACATCAGTTCATCCATActtttgcattcctttttttgcctgaCTTTTTATGCATGTTTAGTAAGTTGCGTAACGCTCCTTTACTGCGACGATTCATGCATGGTGGATGATTGTGTTTGTCATTCAAaatatgtaattttttttctttgccataGGTTTCGGCTCGCGCGGAACATCTATaaaaataatggaaataaaatcgtTACTTTAGTCGAATCCGTAAAGAAATTTTAAGAGGTACACACTTACCGCAGCGGTTTGTATTGAACACACCGGTACTGGAGAGTATCCCCTTTTTTACGATTACAGGCGTATCGGTAATCATCAATGCTCAACTGTGTGCCACCACGGGCCGTTGTAAGATATGCAACCTTGTGAGTACCTGTACGAAGGGATTAGTATCATTTTGAGTAAGTACACTACGTGCAACAGGAGCAATTATTGTGATTGCAATTTTTACATTGCATTTTTAACCCATCAATCATGCTCAGcgcatattttaaaacaaacatagtCTATtgaacgcaacgcaacgattaaacgatgatttatttttttgaaattttatgcattaacagccgcaaactaccACGTGGACGACGCTGTGAAACGATTTCATGATTGTGACTCTCCCTAACTAAATGGTACCGTTGGTCGTCGTGAAGATTGAACGTTTGACGCTCAATTATACGAGCTTTGCAActgtcgaaagaaaaaacaagtttagagattttttagtAAATGATATATTGTTtatagttgaaaaaaaaactaactcACCGGTATGCCTTATACTGGGTGCAGCGCCAGCTAGTAGAGTTCTTTCgaattttttctcgctcaaaACTGTGTCCATTAACTACCAAGTGTGCATTGCCTCTGGTGCTTAGTACAAATGAAACTAAAGATAttgatcaaaaataaattacaggAAATtatggttgaaaaaaaaatgaattacgACATAATGTTGTACAATCTAACTAAACTAATTATATACTAATGTATCAGACgacgaatgttttatttttttagtgaaatgaaacatattttaacaTGTTAAATCTAAACATatttgaaaatgttattttgctattattttgtGCCAACGTGGCACTATAAGGCCAATGTTCACACTATTATTTCACTCACTGCTTGTGGAGTATGAAATTTCTTAAGGTAAATTAAGTGCTTTCTACATTTGCAAGTTTTACGTAGTTCTACGCTTTGCTTGTAGGTTCAGGCGCAATTTCGCTCGGGCATTTCTCATACGCTCTCGAATGTCCTTTGACTGATGTGGGTTTGGAATATTAGCGTATGTCTTATGGTTGTGCATTGTATTGCTATGCAACAACCTGCGTTGCTTATCACGAGATGTTACCACAAAAGCTTTGCAGCTGAAAACGAAAGTTTAGCTTGTAAAGAGTAATCCTTAACACATCGCTGGAGCAAAATGATTACCTTTGTTGCTCCGATTTGACGCAGTTCCACAAGATTTCTTCATCTGATTGCTGCTGTTTATTGAACAGATGTCCCTTGATCATAATTTGAactttgccatttttattaattataaaaatgatTCGATCCTTGATAGCTGAAAGAATCGAAAAGaaatattataattttgaATAAACAGATATaagtaaaatgtaattttgtttcattttctattATAAATAGATATATTTCGCATGCGCTAAAAATTTCattgattatatttttgttgatccgtaaaaaatcaaactttttCTGACTTAATAGACTTTTTTAATCACGTTTTTAAAATCATGTACTGTATTGATAGCGGCTGGTGTTTTTGCAATTcgataatcatttttaatttttgttgattAATGTTGTTAAATGTGATCAGCCATACTTCATGGTCATAGTAATGTCAAGTTCATgtatttgatgattttttcttcgagTTAAGCATTTTTCTCTGTTGTAAAGCTTCGATTAGCTTAGCGCGAGCGCCTGGTTTCCGACGAGCAGTTATGATATTGTGATTGTGGTCTCCTCTTAAAATCACTTTCTGTGGGTGCTCGCAACCCTTCTGGTACAAGGAAAAGGTTGAAGCTCTGGCAGCGCAGCTGAAACAAGGTAATGTGTTACTCACAAAATGCATAACATTTCCTATATGTTTATCTAAAAATATACTTACTTGAATACTTTTGCTTGGGTGCAAAACCAGAACGAAGTGTTGTTGCGAGTTTTATCCTTCGTGTAAAAAAATCCGCCCACGCACAACTGCGTGGCCCCGCGCTTCGTACGCACAAAAGATACGTTCATTGGTTTAGAATCTGGAAATAGTGTCATGATGCAAATatagaaaatattttacaatcaTTTTCTATTGATATTCtgttaaaaattattacattttttgctATATGATTCATGCATagtatttattaatttattgaaaattacTAGAGAAAACTAGCTtctgagaaacaaaaataacgcaAACGCCATATCATTGATCGTAGATTACTCATATAATTTTACCTAGCTGGATGATCGATGTCCTTCTTcttatgtttatttaaaactaTTTAACGAGAAAGTCGATGCTGCTGAAGAAGCAACTGCAGTTCGCCATTTTTACGACGTTCGCTTATTAACGGATGATTATGCTCATTACTAACGGATATCACTTTGCCCTCATCCAAACGATTTGTTGTTGCCCTTGCCATACATCTAAAATAATAGAACGAGAATTTGTTAAAACTAAAATACGTATTCGCATTAATTAACCTACTGGAGTGCTTTAAATTGAACGCAACGCCAACGAATGGTTCGTTCGCGTACTCGATGCCGGAAGTAATTCTGTCCATTGACCATCAGTTGTGGCGTTCTTCGTTTACTTTTAACGTAAGCGATGTCCAGATCAGCATACCCTGTAATGAGGACGTCCAAAGTGAAATGGTattatttacataaaattgCTATTTTATATCACGAACAATCACGAATCAATGGCAAGCttatggttgcaaaaaaaaagtatgtttattttatacacACATAGTCACACGTCAACATTGAACGGTACAGGAAGTTTCAGTGGAAAGATTTCTTTAGGCTGTAGTTTTTCCAGCTACCTACTAGCATCCTAGTGTGTATTTAACCATTAATATTATTATCGGACTGACTTGATACAAGATAGGGGAAAATGGGGGACACGCTAGGGACGTCGCAATCATTTTGGTCATTTTAATCTCCAAcgcaagattttttttttaaatattgcttttctttAAATTTGTGCCGATATTCGTCTTGGTCATAGATCGCTGCTTAACTAGCTCTTTTAGAGTACCACGCTTTCGGCGGTGGTGGATGTGTCCGTGATTGTGCATCGAATGCACCAATTCTAGCATACCCGTTGAACGCCGTTGTCTGTGTCTGGCCGGACAACTACGAAAAGAATGGAAATATATTGATTTATCAGgcaaattttctttaaatcgTGCAATGCTTATTTCAACATACCGGAAAGCACGAAATTGTATACATCGCCAATATACAGTCTCTTCGTTTATCATGTGTCTCGTGAAAGGATATCCGTTGATACAAAGCTGATGAGATCCTTTACTATTTGTGGTGTACTTCAGCTCCGTAACATCTtgtttggaaagaaaaacattaaaaaatactTATAATGCAAACATATTAGAATCGTTACGCAAACGTTTCTAACTACGCCAGAGTAACTAAATGGCACGAATTGATAAAATAAGGCACCGGAGGTGAGACAATCTTTATTATCCCTAAGTATGAGACGTTctaataattttaattcataAAATTGTTGCGTTTCTGCTGCCATTATTCCTAGTATCTCTATTCTCTTAACGGGTAGTAGTAATATACCAACACCTCAACTATCCATCTATTGCTTTAAAGTCGTTTTTCCTAGTACATCTGAGCTCAACTTGGAAAACTCTGTATGCGTGTGTTCGCCGTGCACGATGTAGAACAGCTTGTTGTGCATAAGAACTTGTGCCTGGCAGCGGCGCGCACTATGCAACGCACAACGATAAATCTTATGTTGCTTTCGCGTGTAATGAAACTCAAAATGATGTCCAGCGCACTGGACGCCAGTGGCACCTTTACGCGTCGGTATAAGTGCCATTTCTACCGGCTGTTGTTCGGTGATTTCGGCAAAGTTTAGAGCAGCTCGTATTTTCTTCGATTCACGATGAGAACCGGTCATAGGAACGACATCCTCACACTGATTTCTAGAAACGTTTGTTCCTGCTTTACTGAGCACTGGAGCACTTGTTTTACGCGCGTGGGTAACAGCTGGACGATGGGCATCTTTTTCCTTGTTCGGTGTAAAAGTGCTTGCTAGCATTCGATGGActactatttaaaaaaaagacaaaaaaaagaataaaggaTATCTGTATGCTCGTGATCTTTTTGAGTGTGGGGCAAAGGTTTACCCCAGtgcaaacgaatgaaacaaaatctaTCGTCAGCTTATCGATTAGTGGAAAACATTGCagataatttt
This window harbors:
- the LOC128720997 gene encoding uncharacterized protein LOC128720997 — encoded protein: MQHIKGKNSSGSSKSDDSQTTLRKYDDDDEGEIVDMEHKFALDLRLETGSKGRPKLILGGYAFFRNNFAASSLSKKRTADYRNNPDEFVLPDPVRPGVSAIRAYKPVVKIDNTDVVHRMLASTFTPNKEKDAHRPAVTHARKTSAPVLSKAGTNVSRNQCEDVVPMTGSHRESKKIRAALNFAEITEQQPVEMALIPTRKGATGVQCAGHHFEFHYTRKQHKIYRCALHSARRCQAQVLMHNKLFYIVHGEHTHTEFSKLSSDVLGKTTLKQ